The proteins below are encoded in one region of Lonchura striata isolate bLonStr1 chromosome 1, bLonStr1.mat, whole genome shotgun sequence:
- the BLOC1S4 gene encoding biogenesis of lysosome-related organelles complex 1 subunit 4 gives MAEGAGAGAAAAELPDAGPGADSGNVSQSQSRASGLGEAEDEDASEASLSATAAAYSACLLADRSLFSEQIESLDKSLEDLLTRVDEFVGMLDMIRSDSSQVVNESIPQIYTKATEMRQIYRKIDKLEAFVKMVGNSVAGLEERVTKAETDLGAFPSTFKKILHTISMPSFLNKSSSSRQQQTLYEPPVLFKTEDYFPCLNEAPY, from the exons ATGGCGGAGGGCGCCGGCGCTGGGGCGGCTGCAGCCGAGCTGCCGGACGCCGGCCCCGGCGCGGACAGCGGGAATGTGTCCCAGAGCCAAAGCAGAGCCTCCGGCCTCGGGGAGGCGGAGGACGAGGACGCCTCGGAGGCGTCGCTCAGCGCCACCGCCGCCGCCTACTCGGCGTGCCTGCTCGCCGACCGCAGCCTCTTCAGCGAGCAG ATAGAGAGCTTAGACAAGAGTCTGGAAGACTTACTGACCAGGGTGGATGAATTCGTGGGAATGCTGGATATG ATTCGAAGTGATTCCTCTCAAGTTGTCAATGAAAGTATACCTCAAATTTACACAAAAGCTACAGAAATGAGGCAGATATATAGGAAGATTGACAAACTAGAG GCTTTTGTGAAAATGGTTGGGAATAGTGTAGCTGGACTGGAAGAACGGGTCACAAAGGCAGAAACAGACCTTGGAGCTTTTCCCAGCACGTTCAAGAAAATCTTGCACACAATCAGCATGCCATCCTTCCTTAAT AAATCGTCTTCCTCACGACAGCAGCAGACCCTCTATGAACCTCCAGTCCTCTTCAAGACAGAAGACTATTTTCCGTGTCTTAATGAAGCACCTTATTGA